In Aedes albopictus strain Foshan chromosome 3, AalbF5, whole genome shotgun sequence, the following are encoded in one genomic region:
- the LOC134291488 gene encoding uncharacterized protein LOC134291488 yields MSDPGMDTAKKTKGKQQKSPPSIRSVNKEPPKDPSKQTQNKASKSDIVASSTSKPLNPPKSDPQATISAEKSCALCENPVNERMVQCNSCDVWHHFSCVGVSEDIKGYNWTCLKCDTAKAAKGAIPRKMMTRAAAAKGTKKANRKEGQIDGVNEQTKEADELAGTVGGPAPSLKTNRAGSVVSAASRKSAKARLDVELQQIKAEEELMREEMQRKRELAKKKFEVLKEMADLEGSGESAVDQPNVVNKVEHWLKRHSEIREKDKQSYKEARDYDSEDCVETEASSEISASDSESDSDEETSTESGADRDGRADGAQSVGELVGRRHLRPKMTSTRKVPKGGSSNRSGTERQQSLRSDRKLSKDELAARQVVPRELPKFSGNPEEWPMFVSTYEDTSAMCGYTDAENMIRLRNCLKGDAFNAVRSFLMRPETVGRAISALKLRFGRPETIIDYLKEKIIAMPIIKPDAMDKLVDFALEVQNLCATIEACGEKQYMCDTTLMKEFEKKLPPQIRLDWARYKRKLRKAKLSTFGRWIYNLAEDVNVVFEPQCRGNKTQEFARGVRKEKYVSTHAEVPVTDRYQQARQTQQSAVVGSGESKPCPACKSDCKCLAKCKRFLDLSYEAKWATVRGFNFCRKCLRQHKGGCNSGECGKNGCTFKHHVLLHRDLAVPGASSSVTSNRCGSSKQNEERNVNTHQSSTGPGSFRYLPVTLYGDGVHVRCYAFLDDGSELTLIDQQLAEDLKLSGAVLPLCLKWTGGTHRYESDSQSINVEICGKDGKRTLLQDVRTVEELQLPYQSLDMDQLSERYGYLRGLPVDSYCNVRPRILIGLKHANLMLVRRSREGKMGEPIAVKTNLGWTVYGGWESQDFSSTASHTYHICSCNEPGLTHLNQMVKDYFSMDGLVVQPSHVGRLSKDDERAMALLESRTHFNGERYEAGLLWRSDKIRLPDNKAVAVRRWRCLEKRMEKDTELANILHEKIAEYRSKNYIRKLTSEELSTTYERVWYLPIFPVYNPNKPGKVRIVWDAAAQAYGISLNSVLLTGPDQLASLVGILYQFREHRIGVCADIREMFHQVDINPEDQQCQRFLWRDRDEHGDPSIYVMQVMTFGASCSPATAQFVKNKNAERFEEEYPTAVAVIKKRHYVDDMVFSVETEQEAVELAESVRFIHMEGGFEIRNWVSNSPLVLSTMNGDESTEKDLNISAEMASQKILGMWWDTKDDVFKYKICWTRFDSALLDGSRCPTKREILRTLMTIYDPLGLIDHFLVLLKILLQEVWRANVDWDERIPDNLFEKWRDWLQLLPEVEKLRIPRCYRQVVSSLGAASVEIHVFVDASESAMAAAVFLRLVEGNQVECSLIAAKTRVAPLKYTSIPRLELQAAVFGCRLAKNVIPK; encoded by the coding sequence ATGTCGGATCCAGGTATGGATACTGCAAAGAAGACCAAAGGTAAGCAGCAGAAGTCTCCTCCTAGTATAAGGTCAGTAAATAAAGAACCCCCCAAAGACCCGTCTAAACAGACCCAGAACAAAGCCTCAAAAAGCGACATCGTCGCCAGTTCGACCTCTAAACCTCTAAATCCCCCTAAATCAGACCCTCAAGCCACCATTTCGGCTGAAAAGAGTTGTGCGTTATGCGAAAACCCGGTCAATGAGCGTATGGTGCAATGCAATTCATGTGACGTGTGGCATCATTTCTCGTGCGTGGGTGTTTCCGAGGATATCAAGGGCTACAATTGGACCTGCTTGAAATGCGATACCGCGAAGGCAGCCAAAGGAGCGATTCCACGGAAGATGATGAcgcgagctgcagctgcaaaaggTACAAAGAAGGCGAATCGGAAGGAGGGGCAGATAGATGGAGTGAACGAGCAGACGAAAGAGGCCGATGAGCTAGCCGGTACAGTCGGAGGGCCAGCTCCAAGCTTGAAAACGAACCGGGCCGGTTCCGTAGTTTCAGCAGCATCACGAAAGTCGGCAAAAGCTCGTTTGGACGTGGAACTGCAGCAGATCAAAGCTGAGGAGGAGTTGATGCGAGAAGAAATGCAACGGAAGCGAGAATTGGCGAAGAAGAAGTTCGAGGTCCTGAAGGAGATGGCTGATCTGGAAGGTAGTGGCGAATCCGCTGTTGATCAGCCGAATGTCGTCAATAAAGTTGAGCACTGGTTGAAGCGTCACAGCGAGATCCGTGAAAAGGACAAGCAGTCGTACAAGGAAGCCAGAGATTATGATTCTGAAGACTGCGTGGAAACCGAGGCTTCGAGCGAAATTTCAGCGTCTGATAGCGAATCAGATAGTGACGAAGAGACGTCGACGGAAAGCGGAGCGGATCGAGATGGTAGAGCAGATGGAGCGCAATCCGTCGGAGAGCTCGTAGGGCGAAGGCATCTCAGGCCTAAAATGACCTCGACCAGGAAGGTcccgaaaggtggaagtagcaaccGATCTGGAACGGAGCGACAACAATCATTGCGGAGCGACAGGAAGCTTTCGAAGGATGAACTAGCAGCCCGTCAAGTTGTTCCTCGCGAACTGCCGAAGTTTAGCGGTAATCCGGAGGAATGGCCGATGTTTGTGTCAACGTACGAAGATACTTCAGCCATGTGTGGATACACGGACGCCGAAAACATGATTCGCCTCAGGAACTGTTTGAAGGGAGATGCGTTCAACGCTGTCCGAAGTTTTTTGATGCGGCCTGAAACCGTGGGAAGAGCGATCAGTGCGTTGAAGCTGCGGTTTGGCAGACCGGAGACGATTATCGACTACTTAAAGGAGAAAATAATAGCAATGCCGATCATCAAGCCGGACGCGATGGACAAACTGGTCGACTTTGCGCTGGAAGTTCAAAACCTCTGTGCTACGATAGAAGCTTGCGGAGAGAAGCAGTACATGTGTGATACGACGTTGatgaaggaattcgagaagaagttGCCACCGCAAATTAGACTGGACTGGGCCCGATACAAGAGGAAGTTGCGGAAAGCGAAGCTATCCACGTTTGGCCGGTGGATATACAACCTGGCGGAGGATGTGAACGTGGTCTTCGAACCGCAGTGCCGTGGAAACAAGACGCAGGAGTTCGCGAGAGGAGTTCGTAAGGAGAAGTACGTGAGCACCCACGCTGAAGTGCCGGTCACGGATAGGTATCAGCAAGCCCGCCAAACTCAGCAGTCAGCAGTCGTAGGGAGCGGAGAATCGAAACCCTGCCCGGCCTGCAAGAGTGATTGCAAGTGTCTGGCAAAATGCAAAAGATTCCTGGATTTGTCGTACGAGGCGAAATGGGCCACTGTTCGCGGCTTCAATTTCTGTCGCAAGTGTCTTCGGCAACATAAAGGTGGCTGCAATTCCGGAGAATGTGGAAAGAACGGTTGCACGTTCAAGCACCACGTATTACTCCACAGAGACTTAGCCGTACCCGGTGCATCGAGCAGTGTTACATCCAACAGATGTGGGTCTTCAAAGCAGAACGAAGAACGCAATGTGAATACGCACCAATCATCAACAGGTCCAGGATCGTTCCGGTACCTGCCGGTAACTCTGTATGGCGACGGAGTGCACGTGAGATGTTACGCCTTTTTAGACGATGGGTCAGAGTTGACACTCATCGATCAGCAGCTTGCGGAGGATCTTAAGCTTTCTGGAGCAGTTCTGCCTCTCTGCCTGAAATGGACGGGAGGTACCCACCGCTACGAATCAGACTCACAGAGTATCAACGTCGAAATATGCGGAAAGGATGGAAAGCGGACGTTATTGCAGGATGTGAGGACTGTCGAAGAGCTACAACTGCCGTACCAGTCACTAGATATGGACCAACTCTCAGAGCGGTACGGCTACCTGCGTGGTCTGCCCGTGGACTCGTATTGTAACGTTCGTCCACGAATACTGATTGGATTGAAGCATGCCAACCTAATGCTGGTGCGAAGGAGTCGTGAAGGCAAAATGGGTGAGCCAATCGCCGTCAAAACCAATCTTGGCTGGACTGTATACGGTGGCTGGGAATCGCAGGACTTTTCGAGTACAGCCAGTCATACGTACCACATCTGCTCCTGCAACGAACCAGGCCTGACGCATCTGAATCAGATGGTGAAAGATTACTTCTCCATGGATGGTTTGGTAGTTCAACCGAGCCACGTCGGACGGCTTTCTAAGGACGATGAACGCGCCATGGCTCTTCTGGAATCTCGCACTCACTTCAACGGAGAACGTTACGAAGCAGGCCTGTTATGGCGGTCCGACAAAATCCGTCTGCCGGACAACAAAGCAGTTGCAGTTCGTCGTTGGAGATGCTTGGAAAAACGCATGGAGAAGGACACGGAGTTAGCGAACATCCTGCACGAAAAGATTGCGGAATACAGGTCGAAAAACTACATCCGCAAGCTAACGTCGGAGGAGCTGTCAACAACATACGAGCGGGTATGGTACTTGCCTATTTTTCCGGTATACAATCCGAATAAGCCAGGCAAGGTCCGGATTGTGTGGGACGCTGCCGCCCAAGCATACGGGATATCACTGAATTCGGTGCTCCTCACTGGCCCAGACCAGTTAGCGTCTCTTGTGGGCATCCTGTACCAATTCCGTGAGCATCGAATAGGCGTTTGTGCCGACATCCGTGAGATGTTCCATCAGGTCGACATCAATCCTGAGGACCAGCAATGTCAGCGTTTTCTTTGGCGTGACCGCGACGAACACGGTGATCCAAGCATCTACGTCATGCAGGTAATGACATTCGGGGCGAGCTGTTCTCCTGCCACAGCCCAGTTTGTGAAGAACAAGAACGCCGAAAGATTCGAAGAAGAATATCCAACAGCGGTAGCGGTCATCAAAAAACGGCACTACGTGGATGACATGGTTTTCAGCGTTGAAACGGAGCAAGAAGCAGTTGAACTGGCGGAGTCGGTGCGTTTCATCCACATGGAGGGTGGATTTGAAATCCGCAATTGGGTTTCCAATTCTCCGTTGGTGCTTTCCACTATGAATGGGGACGAGTCAACGGAAAAGGACCTGAACATATCTGCGGAGATGGCGAGTCAAAAAATCCTCGGAATGTGGTGGGATACGAAGGACGACgtgttcaaatataaaatatgCTGGACCAGATTTGATTCGGCGCTGCTTGATGGAAGTCGTTGCCCTACTAAACGGGAGATCCTTCGGACGCTGATGACCATATACGACCCTCTAGGTCTCATCGATCACTTCCTGGTCTTGTTGAAAATCTTGCTACAGGAGGTTTGGCGTGCTAACGTTGACTGGGACGAACGAATCCCCGACAACCTGTTCGAGAAGTGGCGTGACTGGCTGCAATTGCTACCAGAAGTAGAGAAATTACGGATTCCTAGGTGTTACCGGCAAGTTGTTTCATCTTTGGGCGCAGCTTCCGTGGAAATTCACGTATTCGTTGACGCAAGCGAAAGTGCAATGGCAGCGGCAGTGTTCTTGCGACTCGTAGAAGGGAATCAAGTGGAATGTTCGCTGATTGCTGCAAAGACTCGCGTAGCACCCTTGAAGTACACCTCCATTCCACGATTAGAACTGCAGGCAGCAGTCTTCGGGTGTAGATTGGCGAAGAAcgttatacccaagtaa